The Glutamicibacter mishrai DNA window TGGGTTCTCTCTGAGCCATTGCCCGGAACGCTGCTTGAGTTCATCGAGCCAGTTCAGCTTGTAGGCCATGTGCTCGTCGTCCAGGGCTCGGCCGTTCGGGACGTACAAGCTCCAGATGCGCACGCCGCCGCAGGTCGCGGCAATGGCGCGGGGCTCCTGGATCGGGTTCTTGCCGCCTTTGCCGAATTCCGGCTGGCCCGGGAAGGTGCGCTGCACATCTTCAAGTCCGACGCGTGAAGCAATGGCTACGCCATTCCACTGGTTAACGCCGAAGTGCGCTACCTCGTAGTCATTGTTCTCGAACAATTCCCACGGAAAATTCTCGTCTTTGCATTTCGTCTCCTGGATAGCCAGGACATCCACGTCGGTGCGGCGCAGCCAGTCCTCAACACGGTCGGCGCGGGCTCGCAGCGAGTTCACATTCCAAGTTGCAATCTTCACAAGTTCAACCTATCAAGTTTGCCGACCAGTGCCACTTCAATTTACTTGGAAGTCCGAGTATATTCGTGTGCAGAAGGTGACGCCAATCACTGCAAGGAGGCAATGGTGCCGGAAATCCTGACCGAACGTCGC harbors:
- a CDS encoding exodeoxyribonuclease III, yielding MKIATWNVNSLRARADRVEDWLRRTDVDVLAIQETKCKDENFPWELFENNDYEVAHFGVNQWNGVAIASRVGLEDVQRTFPGQPEFGKGGKNPIQEPRAIAATCGGVRIWSLYVPNGRALDDEHMAYKLNWLDELKQRSGQWLRENPEAQIALMGDWNIAPKDEDVWDIDFFLENKLTHVSAPERAAFTAFEDLGFSDVVRGYTEGQYTYWDYTQLRFPKGEGMRIDFSLTSPALTARVTSASIDREERKGKGASDHAPVIVELAD